One window from the genome of Pararhizobium gei encodes:
- a CDS encoding GatB/YqeY domain-containing protein, with the protein MMRDQLAAALKDAMKSRDSARLSTIRLVQAEIKSRDIANRTAGKAEASDDEILQILAKMVKQREESAKIYEDNVRPELAAKERAEILAIQDFMPKQLSEAEVRANVAAAIAETGAAGPKDMGKVMAVLKERYAGQMDFAKASAVLKELLSGR; encoded by the coding sequence ATGATGCGCGATCAACTCGCTGCCGCCCTCAAGGATGCCATGAAATCCAGGGATTCGGCCCGGCTTTCGACCATTCGCCTCGTGCAGGCCGAGATCAAGAGCCGCGACATCGCCAATCGCACCGCCGGTAAGGCTGAGGCGAGCGACGACGAAATCCTGCAGATTCTGGCCAAGATGGTCAAGCAGCGCGAGGAATCGGCAAAGATCTATGAGGACAATGTCCGTCCTGAACTTGCCGCAAAAGAACGGGCCGAGATCCTCGCCATACAGGATTTCATGCCCAAGCAGTTGTCGGAAGCCGAAGTCCGCGCAAATGTCGCGGCGGCGATTGCCGAGACGGGCGCTGCAGGCCCGAAGGATATGGGCAAGGTCATGGCGGTGCTGAAGGAGCGTTATGCCGGCCAGATGGATTTCGCCAAGGCGTCCGCCGTTCTGAAGGAGCTTCTTTCCGGGCGTTGA
- the dnaG gene encoding DNA primase codes for MRFSNSFLDEIRDRVPISDVIGKRVTWDRKKTNASKGDYWACCPFHGEKSPSFHCEDRKGRYHCFGCGVSGDHFRFLTDLDGMNFPEAVQQIADLAGIAMPQPDVEAEKRDRQRTGLQDVMEMATQFFEAQLQTAGGAKARAYLRDRGLTGRTIETFRLGYAPESRNALKEHLAAKGVPKDQIEACGLVVHGPEIPVSYDRFRDRIMFPILSSREKVIAFGGRAMSPDAPAKYLNSNETELFHKGSVLYNFARARKAMSGAGRVGNTGQNDHAAGTIIAVEGYMDVIALHQAGIENAVAPLGTALTENQMALLWRLTPQPVLCFDGDGAGIRAANRAVDLALPHLKPGFSVRFAMLPDGKDPDDLVRNEGRAPFDKVMASARSLSEMVWIREVQNGAFDTPEGRAQLEASLKQVVSVIADENVRRHYGQDVRDRLNRFFQGPPRQQGGQRGFDRNQRPGGNRTGPQGRGGQRPSDRSGISDRLARSSLVSGHQALPPLRESVLALTIVNHPQLLFEEYDEISAIDYDHRELQRFWSSVLNAAAAKGPRLLRESLVEQLEAEGFGDLLKALDQQIRFARLWTATTAAAPEDAREGYLQALSLHKRTKALLWQRHELQAELAYATEDGDDDAVSQILRNLQEVQLEVTRLENQEAIIDGFGVLSGRVKGPAGR; via the coding sequence ATGCGTTTTTCCAATTCCTTTCTTGACGAGATCCGCGACCGCGTCCCCATTTCGGACGTGATCGGCAAACGCGTCACCTGGGATCGCAAGAAGACCAATGCGTCGAAGGGCGACTACTGGGCCTGCTGCCCGTTTCACGGCGAGAAATCGCCGAGCTTCCACTGCGAGGATCGCAAGGGCCGTTATCATTGCTTCGGCTGTGGCGTGTCCGGCGATCATTTCCGCTTTCTGACCGATCTCGACGGGATGAATTTTCCGGAAGCCGTGCAGCAGATCGCCGACCTCGCCGGCATTGCCATGCCGCAGCCGGATGTCGAGGCAGAGAAGCGTGACCGGCAGCGCACCGGCCTGCAGGATGTCATGGAAATGGCGACGCAGTTCTTCGAGGCGCAGCTGCAGACGGCAGGCGGCGCCAAGGCCAGAGCCTATCTGCGCGACCGGGGGCTGACAGGCCGGACCATCGAGACGTTCCGCCTGGGATATGCGCCGGAGAGCCGCAATGCGCTCAAGGAACATCTGGCGGCCAAGGGCGTGCCGAAGGATCAGATCGAAGCCTGCGGTCTCGTCGTCCACGGACCGGAAATCCCCGTCTCCTACGACCGGTTTCGCGATCGCATCATGTTCCCGATCCTGTCGTCGCGGGAAAAGGTCATCGCCTTCGGCGGCCGCGCCATGTCGCCGGACGCACCGGCGAAATATCTGAATTCCAACGAGACCGAGCTTTTTCACAAAGGCAGCGTGCTCTACAATTTTGCCCGTGCCCGCAAGGCGATGTCCGGGGCCGGCCGCGTCGGCAATACCGGGCAGAACGACCATGCTGCCGGCACCATCATCGCCGTCGAAGGCTATATGGACGTCATCGCGCTGCATCAGGCGGGGATCGAAAACGCCGTCGCGCCGCTCGGCACGGCGCTGACCGAAAACCAGATGGCACTTCTCTGGAGGCTGACGCCGCAGCCGGTACTGTGCTTCGATGGCGACGGCGCCGGCATTCGTGCCGCTAACCGGGCCGTCGATCTCGCCCTGCCGCATCTCAAGCCGGGCTTTTCCGTGCGGTTCGCCATGCTGCCGGATGGCAAGGACCCGGACGATCTTGTCCGAAACGAAGGCCGCGCTCCGTTCGACAAGGTGATGGCCTCTGCCCGTTCGCTGTCGGAAATGGTGTGGATCCGCGAGGTGCAGAACGGCGCATTCGACACGCCGGAGGGCCGCGCCCAGCTTGAGGCGTCGCTGAAACAGGTGGTCTCCGTCATCGCCGACGAAAATGTCCGCCGCCATTATGGACAGGACGTGCGCGATCGCCTCAACCGGTTCTTTCAGGGGCCGCCTCGCCAACAGGGCGGTCAGCGCGGCTTTGATCGCAACCAGCGGCCGGGCGGCAATCGCACCGGGCCGCAGGGGCGTGGCGGCCAGCGGCCGTCCGATCGCTCCGGCATTTCCGATCGCCTCGCGCGCTCCTCGCTGGTCAGCGGCCATCAGGCGCTGCCGCCGCTGCGCGAAAGCGTGCTGGCGCTGACCATCGTCAATCATCCGCAGCTTCTGTTCGAGGAATATGACGAGATCTCAGCGATCGACTACGATCATCGCGAACTCCAGCGCTTCTGGTCCTCTGTTCTCAACGCCGCTGCCGCAAAAGGGCCGCGCCTCTTGCGTGAATCCCTCGTGGAACAGCTGGAGGCCGAAGGGTTCGGCGATCTCCTGAAGGCGCTCGACCAGCAGATCCGGTTCGCTCGCCTGTGGACAGCGACGACCGCCGCGGCACCGGAAGATGCCCGCGAAGGCTATCTCCAGGCCCTGTCGCTGCACAAGCGCACCAAGGCGCTTCTGTGGCAGCGGCACGAACTCCAGGCCGAACTCGCCTATGCCACGGAAGACGGCGACGATGATGCCGTAAGCCAAATCCTGCGCAACCTGCAGGAGGTTCAGCTGGAGGTGACGCGGCTGGAAAACCAGGAGGCGATCATCGACGGGTTCGGGGTGCTGTCAGGCAGGGTCAAGGGGCCGGCGGGGCGGTAG
- the carA gene encoding glutamine-hydrolyzing carbamoyl-phosphate synthase small subunit, translating into MTATAPWTTAKPTALLVLADGTVIEGKGIGATGKVQAEVCFNTALTGYQEIMTDPSYLGQIVTFTFPHIGNIGANDEDIEDLTPAARHGAVGVIFKADITAPSSYRAEKHLDAWLKSRGIIGLCGIDTRALTAWIRENGAPNAVIAHDPNGVFDIDALKAEAKAWSGLEGLDLAKTASSGQTSRWREKPWVWNEGYDELAETDATHHVVALDYGVKRNILRLFTGLGCKVTVMPATTTAEEVLAQKPDGIFLSNGPGDPAATGEYAVPVIQDLIKSDIPLFGICLGHQMLGLALGATTEKMHQGHHGANHPVKDHTTGKVEIVSMNHGFAVDSKSLPDGVEETHISLFDGSNCGLRLTGKPVFSVQHHPEASPGPQDSHYLFRRFINLVREKKGEPALAER; encoded by the coding sequence ATGACCGCGACAGCCCCCTGGACCACCGCAAAGCCGACTGCCCTGCTCGTTCTGGCCGATGGCACCGTCATCGAAGGCAAGGGTATCGGGGCCACCGGCAAGGTGCAGGCGGAAGTCTGCTTCAATACCGCGCTAACCGGCTATCAGGAAATCATGACCGATCCGTCCTATCTCGGGCAGATCGTCACCTTCACCTTTCCGCATATCGGCAATATCGGCGCCAACGACGAAGATATCGAAGACCTGACGCCGGCGGCACGCCACGGCGCGGTCGGCGTCATCTTCAAGGCCGACATCACCGCCCCCTCGAGCTACCGCGCCGAAAAACATCTCGATGCCTGGCTGAAGAGCCGCGGCATCATCGGCCTCTGCGGCATCGATACGCGGGCGCTGACCGCCTGGATCCGCGAGAACGGCGCCCCGAACGCAGTGATCGCCCATGATCCGAACGGTGTCTTCGACATCGACGCCCTGAAGGCCGAAGCAAAAGCCTGGAGCGGGCTCGAAGGTCTCGATCTGGCCAAGACCGCGTCCTCCGGTCAGACCTCGCGCTGGAGGGAGAAGCCCTGGGTCTGGAACGAAGGCTACGACGAACTGGCGGAGACCGACGCCACCCATCACGTCGTGGCGCTCGACTACGGCGTCAAGCGCAATATCCTGCGCCTGTTCACCGGCCTCGGCTGCAAGGTCACCGTTATGCCGGCGACGACCACGGCAGAAGAGGTTCTGGCCCAGAAGCCGGACGGTATCTTCCTGTCGAACGGCCCGGGCGATCCGGCGGCAACCGGTGAATATGCCGTTCCGGTCATCCAGGATCTGATCAAGAGCGACATCCCGTTGTTCGGCATCTGCCTCGGCCACCAGATGCTGGGCCTGGCGCTCGGCGCCACCACCGAAAAGATGCACCAGGGGCATCACGGCGCCAACCATCCGGTCAAGGACCATACGACGGGCAAAGTCGAGATCGTCTCCATGAACCACGGCTTTGCTGTTGATTCGAAGTCTCTGCCTGATGGTGTTGAAGAGACTCACATTTCGCTGTTCGACGGCAGCAATTGCGGCCTGCGCCTTACCGGCAAGCCGGTGTTCTCCGTGCAGCATCACCCGGAAGCCTCGCCCGGCCCGCAGGACAGCCACTACCTCTTCCGCCGCTTCATCAATCTGGTGCGCGAGAAAAAGGGCGAACCGGCGCTGGCGGAACGGTGA